One Aegilops tauschii subsp. strangulata cultivar AL8/78 chromosome 7, Aet v6.0, whole genome shotgun sequence genomic window carries:
- the LOC109772669 gene encoding uncharacterized protein: protein MASGDTLDDFAGKLGAMAARFVGLGSTLEDAAMVKKLLDCIPDRLYAAVVRMEQFCDLDTLLFDDELGRLKAFDERLRRCGQVDGERADGALMFTAAQWRARERQRGGARDDDDTQSKASGNGGNRRGRCYKCGVRGHFKRECPQWKKVPPAKRALLVDGDVEDAGLL from the coding sequence ATGGCGAGCGGCGACACGCTGGACGACTTCGCCGGCAAACTCGGGGCCATGGCCGCGCGTTTTGTAGGGCTCGGATCGACGCTGGAAGATGCAGCGATGGTGAAAAAGCTGCTGGATTGCATCCCCGATCGCCTGTACGCGGCGGTCGTCAGGATGGAGCAGTTCTGCGACCTGGACACGCTGTTGTTCGACGACGAACTGGGGCGCCTGAAGGCCTTCGACGAACGGCTGCGACGGTGTGGACAGGTGGACGGGGAGCGAGCGGATGGCGCGCTCATGTTCACGGCGGCGCAGTGGCGGGCGCGCGAGCGGCAGCGGGGAGGTGCGCGGGACGATGACGACACACAGAGCAAGGCGTCGGGCAACGGTGGCAACCGGCGTGGGCGCTGCTATAAGTGCGGCGTACGCGGCCACTTCAAGCGGGAATGCCCGCAGTGGAAGAAGGTGCCGCCGGCGAAGCGTGCCCTGCTGGTGGACGGAGACGTCGAGGACGCCGGGCTGCTCTGA